In Tachysurus vachellii isolate PV-2020 chromosome 10, HZAU_Pvac_v1, whole genome shotgun sequence, the following proteins share a genomic window:
- the tmem260 gene encoding protein O-mannosyl-transferase TMEM260 isoform X1, whose translation MNAKRRCWTLTGATVACVLALYLRCVPRAVAGGDSGELITAACELGVAHPPGYPLFTMLASLALCLVPATSPAHAINVLCAVLGAMASGALCYAVCRMAGPGPGAVLACGSFAVSKLVWQWSLVAEVFSLNNLFVGIIFSLSVCFHNAETVEKKKKFALWGALCCGLSLCNQHTLVVYVVFIIPWALVQLYSYEGLSFSAIVSLGLCFLAGFVPYLYLPISSYLNMARWSWGDQTTLSGLLTHLLRAEYGTFSLAKSEGTVNLVKMLQAQYNHCVDDLSVPVLVFAVLALIHALCNRKCRVFVCLIAVMVSVYSVFFAWRANLDIENPLLLGVVERFWLQADAGVCVLAGVGLNWTVRLLERWLGLRSVWNVGAWLITAGLLSHTIHINQREFEQSKNDVVERFARELIFSFPESSLVLTRGDLPGNTLRYLHYCQGLRPDLSLVDQEMMTYSWYVPKLQQHLSGVKFPGRVWDPVITEQKNSFNIEQFIQHNIHRPVFVCIGLSEGDPSWKKSFSLWPWGVCEQLMPLTSRLHPVEWARHIQNLYNWSEPHNSFPSGSWEQVANEEMWQARMKMPFFLFDLAERMEGGGHTHLYELSYNMYCQIVNAQKDYPANWDKNLALAAERLLHFEGGQHGLETLLSRSIYHFTRYIEREPSDPQSDAILSAITHLNKERDRLRNLHRGMQPKPGLWEPMESL comes from the exons ATGAATGCGAAGAGAAGGTGTTGGACTTTAACAGGAGCGACGGTAGCATGTGTTCTCGCGCTGTACCTGCGCTGTGTTCCGCGCGCTGTGGCAGGTGGAGACTCAG GAGAGTTGATCACCGCTGCTTGTGAGCTGGGG GTGGCCCACCCCCCTGGATATCCTCTCTTCACTATGCTGGCCTCACTGGCCCTCTGTCTGGTTCCGGCAACTTCTCCTGCACACGCCATCAATGTGCTGTGTGCCGTACTGGGGGCCATGGCTAGCGGGGCACTCTGCTACGCTGTCTGCAG AATGGCTGGGCCTGGTCCTGGAGCCGTGCTAGCATGTGGAAGCTTCGCTGTATCCAAACTTGTGTGGCAGTGGTCACTAGTGGCTGAAGTCTTctcattaaataatttatttgtggGAATAATTTTCTCCCTCTCAGTTTGCTTCCATAATGCGGAAACtgtggagaagaagaaaaag TTTGCTCTGTGGGGGGCACTGTGCTGTGGATTGAGTCTGTGTAATCAGCACACTTTGGTTGTGTATGTGGTCTTCATCATTCCCTGGGCTCTGGTCCAGCTCTACAGTTACGAG ggGTTGAGTTTTTCAGCCATAGTATCACTGGGTTTGTGTTTCCTCGCCGGATTCGTGCCCTATCTCTACTTGCCCATTTCCTCATACTTAAACATGGCTAGATGGAGTTGGGGAGACCAGACGACTCTTAGTGGCCTGCTTACGCACCTGCTGAGGGCTGAATATGGCACCTTCAGTTTG GCAAAATCTGAAGGTACAGTTAACCTGGTGAAGATGCTACA agCTCAGTATAATCACTGTGTGGATGACCTCTCTGTTCCTGTGCTTGTATTTGCTGTATTGGCTCTGATACACGCTTTATGTAATAG GAAATGTCGTGTTTTTGTGTGCCTGATTGCTGTTATGGTGAGTGTTTATTCTGTGTTCTTTGCCTGGAGAGCCAACCTGGACATTGAGAATCCCCTGCTGCTTGGAGTT GTGGAGCGTTTCTGGCTACAGGCtgatgctggtgtgtgtgtactggctGGTGTGGGCCTGAACTGGACAGTGCGTTTGTTGGAGAGATGGCTGGGGCTGAGATCTGTGTGGAATGTGGGAGCCTGGCTCATCACTGCAGgacttctctcacacacaattcaCATTAACCAAAG AGAGTTTGAACAGAGTAAGAATGATGTTGTGGAGAGATTCGCCCGTGAGCTCATTTTCTCATTCCCAGAGAGCTCTTTGGTGCTGACCAGGGGTGATCTTCCCGGTAACACACTCCGCTACCTGCACTACTGCCAGGGCCTGCGGCCAGACCTCAGCCTCGTTGACCAAGAG ATGATGACCTATAGCTGGTATGTGCCTAAACTGCAACAGCACCTTTCTGGAGTAAAGTTCCCTGGGCGAGTTTGGGATCCAGTTATCACTGAACAGAAGAATAGCTTTAACATCGAACAGTTTATCCAACACAATATACA CcggcctgtgtttgtgtgtattggcCTATCAGAAGGAGACCCAAGTTGGAAGAAGTCTTTCTCCCTTTGGCCGTGGGGGGTCTGTGAGCAGCTGATGCCTCTTACAAGCCGTCTGCACCCTGTGGAATGGGCACGGCACATACAGAATCTGTATAACTGGAGTGAGCCTCATAACAG CTTTCCATCTGGCTCATGGGAGCAAGTGGCCAATGAGGAGATGTGGCAGGCCAG aatgaaAATGCCATTTTTCCTCTTTGACCTTGCTGAGAGGATGGAGGGAGGGgggcacacacacctctatgaGCTTTCTTACAAT ATGTATTGTCAAATTGTGAATGCCCAGAAGGACTACCCTGCTAATTGGGATAAGAATCTGGCTTTGGCTGCTGAGCGCTTGCTCCATTTTGAAGGAGGACAGCATGGACTAGAAACTCTACTGAGCCGCAGTATCTATCACTTCACCCGCTACATTGAGAGAGAACCTTCGGACCCTCAGAGCGATGCCATCCTTTCTGCCATCACACATCTAAATAAAGAGAGGGACAGACTCAGAAACTTGCACAGAGGAATGCAACCTAAGCCA GGATTGTGGGAACCCATGGAATCGCTGTGA
- the tmem260 gene encoding protein O-mannosyl-transferase TMEM260 isoform X3, whose product MNAKRRCWTLTGATVACVLALYLRCVPRAVAGGDSGELITAACELGVAHPPGYPLFTMLASLALCLVPATSPAHAINVLCAVLGAMASGALCYAVCRMAGPGPGAVLACGSFAVSKLVWQWSLVAEVFSLNNLFVGIIFSLSVCFHNAETVEKKKKFALWGALCCGLSLCNQHTLVVYVVFIIPWALVQLYSYEGLSFSAIVSLGLCFLAGFVPYLYLPISSYLNMARWSWGDQTTLSGLLTHLLRAEYGTFSLAKSEGTVNLVKMLQAQYNHCVDDLSVPVLVFAVLALIHALCNRKCRVFVCLIAVMVSVYSVFFAWRANLDIENPLLLGVVERFWLQADAGVCVLAGVGLNWTVRLLERWLGLRSVWNVGAWLITAGLLSHTIHINQREFEQSKNDVVERFARELIFSFPESSLVLTRGDLPGNTLRYLHYCQGLRPDLSLVDQEMMTYSWYVPKLQQHLSGVKFPGRVWDPVITEQKNSFNIEQFIQHNIHRPVFVCIGLSEGDPSWKKSFSLWPWGVCEQLMPLTSRLHPVEWARHIQNLYNWSEPHNRMKMPFFLFDLAERMEGGGHTHLYELSYNMYCQIVNAQKDYPANWDKNLALAAERLLHFEGGQHGLETLLSRSIYHFTRYIEREPSDPQSDAILSAITHLNKERDRLRNLHRGMQPKPGLWEPMESL is encoded by the exons ATGAATGCGAAGAGAAGGTGTTGGACTTTAACAGGAGCGACGGTAGCATGTGTTCTCGCGCTGTACCTGCGCTGTGTTCCGCGCGCTGTGGCAGGTGGAGACTCAG GAGAGTTGATCACCGCTGCTTGTGAGCTGGGG GTGGCCCACCCCCCTGGATATCCTCTCTTCACTATGCTGGCCTCACTGGCCCTCTGTCTGGTTCCGGCAACTTCTCCTGCACACGCCATCAATGTGCTGTGTGCCGTACTGGGGGCCATGGCTAGCGGGGCACTCTGCTACGCTGTCTGCAG AATGGCTGGGCCTGGTCCTGGAGCCGTGCTAGCATGTGGAAGCTTCGCTGTATCCAAACTTGTGTGGCAGTGGTCACTAGTGGCTGAAGTCTTctcattaaataatttatttgtggGAATAATTTTCTCCCTCTCAGTTTGCTTCCATAATGCGGAAACtgtggagaagaagaaaaag TTTGCTCTGTGGGGGGCACTGTGCTGTGGATTGAGTCTGTGTAATCAGCACACTTTGGTTGTGTATGTGGTCTTCATCATTCCCTGGGCTCTGGTCCAGCTCTACAGTTACGAG ggGTTGAGTTTTTCAGCCATAGTATCACTGGGTTTGTGTTTCCTCGCCGGATTCGTGCCCTATCTCTACTTGCCCATTTCCTCATACTTAAACATGGCTAGATGGAGTTGGGGAGACCAGACGACTCTTAGTGGCCTGCTTACGCACCTGCTGAGGGCTGAATATGGCACCTTCAGTTTG GCAAAATCTGAAGGTACAGTTAACCTGGTGAAGATGCTACA agCTCAGTATAATCACTGTGTGGATGACCTCTCTGTTCCTGTGCTTGTATTTGCTGTATTGGCTCTGATACACGCTTTATGTAATAG GAAATGTCGTGTTTTTGTGTGCCTGATTGCTGTTATGGTGAGTGTTTATTCTGTGTTCTTTGCCTGGAGAGCCAACCTGGACATTGAGAATCCCCTGCTGCTTGGAGTT GTGGAGCGTTTCTGGCTACAGGCtgatgctggtgtgtgtgtactggctGGTGTGGGCCTGAACTGGACAGTGCGTTTGTTGGAGAGATGGCTGGGGCTGAGATCTGTGTGGAATGTGGGAGCCTGGCTCATCACTGCAGgacttctctcacacacaattcaCATTAACCAAAG AGAGTTTGAACAGAGTAAGAATGATGTTGTGGAGAGATTCGCCCGTGAGCTCATTTTCTCATTCCCAGAGAGCTCTTTGGTGCTGACCAGGGGTGATCTTCCCGGTAACACACTCCGCTACCTGCACTACTGCCAGGGCCTGCGGCCAGACCTCAGCCTCGTTGACCAAGAG ATGATGACCTATAGCTGGTATGTGCCTAAACTGCAACAGCACCTTTCTGGAGTAAAGTTCCCTGGGCGAGTTTGGGATCCAGTTATCACTGAACAGAAGAATAGCTTTAACATCGAACAGTTTATCCAACACAATATACA CcggcctgtgtttgtgtgtattggcCTATCAGAAGGAGACCCAAGTTGGAAGAAGTCTTTCTCCCTTTGGCCGTGGGGGGTCTGTGAGCAGCTGATGCCTCTTACAAGCCGTCTGCACCCTGTGGAATGGGCACGGCACATACAGAATCTGTATAACTGGAGTGAGCCTCATAACAG aatgaaAATGCCATTTTTCCTCTTTGACCTTGCTGAGAGGATGGAGGGAGGGgggcacacacacctctatgaGCTTTCTTACAAT ATGTATTGTCAAATTGTGAATGCCCAGAAGGACTACCCTGCTAATTGGGATAAGAATCTGGCTTTGGCTGCTGAGCGCTTGCTCCATTTTGAAGGAGGACAGCATGGACTAGAAACTCTACTGAGCCGCAGTATCTATCACTTCACCCGCTACATTGAGAGAGAACCTTCGGACCCTCAGAGCGATGCCATCCTTTCTGCCATCACACATCTAAATAAAGAGAGGGACAGACTCAGAAACTTGCACAGAGGAATGCAACCTAAGCCA GGATTGTGGGAACCCATGGAATCGCTGTGA
- the tmem260 gene encoding protein O-mannosyl-transferase TMEM260 isoform X4: protein MNAKRRCWTLTGATVACVLALYLRCVPRAVAGGDSGELITAACELGVAHPPGYPLFTMLASLALCLVPATSPAHAINVLCAVLGAMASGALCYAVCRMAGPGPGAVLACGSFAVSKLVWQWSLVAEVFSLNNLFVGIIFSLSVCFHNAETVEKKKKFALWGALCCGLSLCNQHTLVVYVVFIIPWALVQLYSYEAKSEGTVNLVKMLQAQYNHCVDDLSVPVLVFAVLALIHALCNRKCRVFVCLIAVMVSVYSVFFAWRANLDIENPLLLGVVERFWLQADAGVCVLAGVGLNWTVRLLERWLGLRSVWNVGAWLITAGLLSHTIHINQREFEQSKNDVVERFARELIFSFPESSLVLTRGDLPGNTLRYLHYCQGLRPDLSLVDQEMMTYSWYVPKLQQHLSGVKFPGRVWDPVITEQKNSFNIEQFIQHNIHRPVFVCIGLSEGDPSWKKSFSLWPWGVCEQLMPLTSRLHPVEWARHIQNLYNWSEPHNSFPSGSWEQVANEEMWQARMKMPFFLFDLAERMEGGGHTHLYELSYNMYCQIVNAQKDYPANWDKNLALAAERLLHFEGGQHGLETLLSRSIYHFTRYIEREPSDPQSDAILSAITHLNKERDRLRNLHRGMQPKPGLWEPMESL, encoded by the exons ATGAATGCGAAGAGAAGGTGTTGGACTTTAACAGGAGCGACGGTAGCATGTGTTCTCGCGCTGTACCTGCGCTGTGTTCCGCGCGCTGTGGCAGGTGGAGACTCAG GAGAGTTGATCACCGCTGCTTGTGAGCTGGGG GTGGCCCACCCCCCTGGATATCCTCTCTTCACTATGCTGGCCTCACTGGCCCTCTGTCTGGTTCCGGCAACTTCTCCTGCACACGCCATCAATGTGCTGTGTGCCGTACTGGGGGCCATGGCTAGCGGGGCACTCTGCTACGCTGTCTGCAG AATGGCTGGGCCTGGTCCTGGAGCCGTGCTAGCATGTGGAAGCTTCGCTGTATCCAAACTTGTGTGGCAGTGGTCACTAGTGGCTGAAGTCTTctcattaaataatttatttgtggGAATAATTTTCTCCCTCTCAGTTTGCTTCCATAATGCGGAAACtgtggagaagaagaaaaag TTTGCTCTGTGGGGGGCACTGTGCTGTGGATTGAGTCTGTGTAATCAGCACACTTTGGTTGTGTATGTGGTCTTCATCATTCCCTGGGCTCTGGTCCAGCTCTACAGTTACGAG GCAAAATCTGAAGGTACAGTTAACCTGGTGAAGATGCTACA agCTCAGTATAATCACTGTGTGGATGACCTCTCTGTTCCTGTGCTTGTATTTGCTGTATTGGCTCTGATACACGCTTTATGTAATAG GAAATGTCGTGTTTTTGTGTGCCTGATTGCTGTTATGGTGAGTGTTTATTCTGTGTTCTTTGCCTGGAGAGCCAACCTGGACATTGAGAATCCCCTGCTGCTTGGAGTT GTGGAGCGTTTCTGGCTACAGGCtgatgctggtgtgtgtgtactggctGGTGTGGGCCTGAACTGGACAGTGCGTTTGTTGGAGAGATGGCTGGGGCTGAGATCTGTGTGGAATGTGGGAGCCTGGCTCATCACTGCAGgacttctctcacacacaattcaCATTAACCAAAG AGAGTTTGAACAGAGTAAGAATGATGTTGTGGAGAGATTCGCCCGTGAGCTCATTTTCTCATTCCCAGAGAGCTCTTTGGTGCTGACCAGGGGTGATCTTCCCGGTAACACACTCCGCTACCTGCACTACTGCCAGGGCCTGCGGCCAGACCTCAGCCTCGTTGACCAAGAG ATGATGACCTATAGCTGGTATGTGCCTAAACTGCAACAGCACCTTTCTGGAGTAAAGTTCCCTGGGCGAGTTTGGGATCCAGTTATCACTGAACAGAAGAATAGCTTTAACATCGAACAGTTTATCCAACACAATATACA CcggcctgtgtttgtgtgtattggcCTATCAGAAGGAGACCCAAGTTGGAAGAAGTCTTTCTCCCTTTGGCCGTGGGGGGTCTGTGAGCAGCTGATGCCTCTTACAAGCCGTCTGCACCCTGTGGAATGGGCACGGCACATACAGAATCTGTATAACTGGAGTGAGCCTCATAACAG CTTTCCATCTGGCTCATGGGAGCAAGTGGCCAATGAGGAGATGTGGCAGGCCAG aatgaaAATGCCATTTTTCCTCTTTGACCTTGCTGAGAGGATGGAGGGAGGGgggcacacacacctctatgaGCTTTCTTACAAT ATGTATTGTCAAATTGTGAATGCCCAGAAGGACTACCCTGCTAATTGGGATAAGAATCTGGCTTTGGCTGCTGAGCGCTTGCTCCATTTTGAAGGAGGACAGCATGGACTAGAAACTCTACTGAGCCGCAGTATCTATCACTTCACCCGCTACATTGAGAGAGAACCTTCGGACCCTCAGAGCGATGCCATCCTTTCTGCCATCACACATCTAAATAAAGAGAGGGACAGACTCAGAAACTTGCACAGAGGAATGCAACCTAAGCCA GGATTGTGGGAACCCATGGAATCGCTGTGA
- the tmem260 gene encoding protein O-mannosyl-transferase TMEM260 isoform X2 has protein sequence MNAKRRCWTLTGATVACVLALYLRCVPRAVAGGDSGELITAACELGVAHPPGYPLFTMLASLALCLVPATSPAHAINVLCAVLGAMASGALCYAVCRMAGPGPGAVLACGSFAVSKLVWQWSLVAEVFSLNNLFVGIIFSLSVCFHNAETVEKKKKFALWGALCCGLSLCNQHTLVVYVVFIIPWALVQLYSYEGLSFSAIVSLGLCFLAGFVPYLYLPISSYLNMARWSWGDQTTLSGLLTHLLRAEYGTFSLAKSEGTVNLVKMLQAQYNHCVDDLSVPVLVFAVLALIHALCNRKCRVFVCLIAVMVSVYSVFFAWRANLDIENPLLLGVVERFWLQADAGVCVLAGVGLNWTVRLLERWLGLRSVWNVGAWLITAGLLSHTIHINQREFEQSKNDVVERFARELIFSFPESSLVLTRGDLPGNTLRYLHYCQGLRPDLSLVDQEMMTYSWYVPKLQQHLSGVKFPGRVWDPVITEQKNSFNIEQFIQHNIHRPVFVCIGLSEGDPSWKKSFSLWPWGVCEQLMPLTSRLHPVEWARHIQNLYNWSEPHNSFPSGSWEQVANEEMWQARMKMPFFLFDLAERMEGGGHTHLYELSYNMYCQIVNAQKDYPANWDKNLALAAERLLHFEGGQHGLETLLSRSIYHFTRYIEREPSDPQSDAILSAITHLNKERDRLRNLHRGMQPKPV, from the exons ATGAATGCGAAGAGAAGGTGTTGGACTTTAACAGGAGCGACGGTAGCATGTGTTCTCGCGCTGTACCTGCGCTGTGTTCCGCGCGCTGTGGCAGGTGGAGACTCAG GAGAGTTGATCACCGCTGCTTGTGAGCTGGGG GTGGCCCACCCCCCTGGATATCCTCTCTTCACTATGCTGGCCTCACTGGCCCTCTGTCTGGTTCCGGCAACTTCTCCTGCACACGCCATCAATGTGCTGTGTGCCGTACTGGGGGCCATGGCTAGCGGGGCACTCTGCTACGCTGTCTGCAG AATGGCTGGGCCTGGTCCTGGAGCCGTGCTAGCATGTGGAAGCTTCGCTGTATCCAAACTTGTGTGGCAGTGGTCACTAGTGGCTGAAGTCTTctcattaaataatttatttgtggGAATAATTTTCTCCCTCTCAGTTTGCTTCCATAATGCGGAAACtgtggagaagaagaaaaag TTTGCTCTGTGGGGGGCACTGTGCTGTGGATTGAGTCTGTGTAATCAGCACACTTTGGTTGTGTATGTGGTCTTCATCATTCCCTGGGCTCTGGTCCAGCTCTACAGTTACGAG ggGTTGAGTTTTTCAGCCATAGTATCACTGGGTTTGTGTTTCCTCGCCGGATTCGTGCCCTATCTCTACTTGCCCATTTCCTCATACTTAAACATGGCTAGATGGAGTTGGGGAGACCAGACGACTCTTAGTGGCCTGCTTACGCACCTGCTGAGGGCTGAATATGGCACCTTCAGTTTG GCAAAATCTGAAGGTACAGTTAACCTGGTGAAGATGCTACA agCTCAGTATAATCACTGTGTGGATGACCTCTCTGTTCCTGTGCTTGTATTTGCTGTATTGGCTCTGATACACGCTTTATGTAATAG GAAATGTCGTGTTTTTGTGTGCCTGATTGCTGTTATGGTGAGTGTTTATTCTGTGTTCTTTGCCTGGAGAGCCAACCTGGACATTGAGAATCCCCTGCTGCTTGGAGTT GTGGAGCGTTTCTGGCTACAGGCtgatgctggtgtgtgtgtactggctGGTGTGGGCCTGAACTGGACAGTGCGTTTGTTGGAGAGATGGCTGGGGCTGAGATCTGTGTGGAATGTGGGAGCCTGGCTCATCACTGCAGgacttctctcacacacaattcaCATTAACCAAAG AGAGTTTGAACAGAGTAAGAATGATGTTGTGGAGAGATTCGCCCGTGAGCTCATTTTCTCATTCCCAGAGAGCTCTTTGGTGCTGACCAGGGGTGATCTTCCCGGTAACACACTCCGCTACCTGCACTACTGCCAGGGCCTGCGGCCAGACCTCAGCCTCGTTGACCAAGAG ATGATGACCTATAGCTGGTATGTGCCTAAACTGCAACAGCACCTTTCTGGAGTAAAGTTCCCTGGGCGAGTTTGGGATCCAGTTATCACTGAACAGAAGAATAGCTTTAACATCGAACAGTTTATCCAACACAATATACA CcggcctgtgtttgtgtgtattggcCTATCAGAAGGAGACCCAAGTTGGAAGAAGTCTTTCTCCCTTTGGCCGTGGGGGGTCTGTGAGCAGCTGATGCCTCTTACAAGCCGTCTGCACCCTGTGGAATGGGCACGGCACATACAGAATCTGTATAACTGGAGTGAGCCTCATAACAG CTTTCCATCTGGCTCATGGGAGCAAGTGGCCAATGAGGAGATGTGGCAGGCCAG aatgaaAATGCCATTTTTCCTCTTTGACCTTGCTGAGAGGATGGAGGGAGGGgggcacacacacctctatgaGCTTTCTTACAAT ATGTATTGTCAAATTGTGAATGCCCAGAAGGACTACCCTGCTAATTGGGATAAGAATCTGGCTTTGGCTGCTGAGCGCTTGCTCCATTTTGAAGGAGGACAGCATGGACTAGAAACTCTACTGAGCCGCAGTATCTATCACTTCACCCGCTACATTGAGAGAGAACCTTCGGACCCTCAGAGCGATGCCATCCTTTCTGCCATCACACATCTAAATAAAGAGAGGGACAGACTCAGAAACTTGCACAGAGGAATGCAACCTAAGCCAGTGTGA
- the tmem260 gene encoding protein O-mannosyl-transferase TMEM260 isoform X5 produces MNAKRRCWTLTGATVACVLALYLRCVPRAVAGGDSGELITAACELGVAHPPGYPLFTMLASLALCLVPATSPAHAINVLCAVLGAMASGALCYAVCRMAGPGPGAVLACGSFAVSKLVWQWSLVAEVFSLNNLFVGIIFSLSVCFHNAETVEKKKKFALWGALCCGLSLCNQHTLVVYVVFIIPWALVQLYSYEGLSFSAIVSLGLCFLAGFVPYLYLPISSYLNMARWSWGDQTTLSGLLTHLLRAEYGTFSLAKSEGTVNLVKMLQAQYNHCVDDLSVPVLVFAVLALIHALCNRKCRVFVCLIAVMVSVYSVFFAWRANLDIENPLLLGVVERFWLQADAGVCVLAGVGLNWTVRLLERWLGLRSVWNVGAWLITAGLLSHTIHINQREFEQSKNDVVERFARELIFSFPESSLVLTRGDLPGNTLRYLHYCQGLRPDLSLVDQEMMTYSWYVPKLQQHLSGVKFPGRVWDPVITEQKNSFNIEQFIQHNIHRPVFVCIGLSEGDPSWKKSFSLWPWGVCEQLMPLTSRLHPVEWARHIQNLYNWSEPHNSPLNHCTGVLLGRQPSFLASKSLLVC; encoded by the exons ATGAATGCGAAGAGAAGGTGTTGGACTTTAACAGGAGCGACGGTAGCATGTGTTCTCGCGCTGTACCTGCGCTGTGTTCCGCGCGCTGTGGCAGGTGGAGACTCAG GAGAGTTGATCACCGCTGCTTGTGAGCTGGGG GTGGCCCACCCCCCTGGATATCCTCTCTTCACTATGCTGGCCTCACTGGCCCTCTGTCTGGTTCCGGCAACTTCTCCTGCACACGCCATCAATGTGCTGTGTGCCGTACTGGGGGCCATGGCTAGCGGGGCACTCTGCTACGCTGTCTGCAG AATGGCTGGGCCTGGTCCTGGAGCCGTGCTAGCATGTGGAAGCTTCGCTGTATCCAAACTTGTGTGGCAGTGGTCACTAGTGGCTGAAGTCTTctcattaaataatttatttgtggGAATAATTTTCTCCCTCTCAGTTTGCTTCCATAATGCGGAAACtgtggagaagaagaaaaag TTTGCTCTGTGGGGGGCACTGTGCTGTGGATTGAGTCTGTGTAATCAGCACACTTTGGTTGTGTATGTGGTCTTCATCATTCCCTGGGCTCTGGTCCAGCTCTACAGTTACGAG ggGTTGAGTTTTTCAGCCATAGTATCACTGGGTTTGTGTTTCCTCGCCGGATTCGTGCCCTATCTCTACTTGCCCATTTCCTCATACTTAAACATGGCTAGATGGAGTTGGGGAGACCAGACGACTCTTAGTGGCCTGCTTACGCACCTGCTGAGGGCTGAATATGGCACCTTCAGTTTG GCAAAATCTGAAGGTACAGTTAACCTGGTGAAGATGCTACA agCTCAGTATAATCACTGTGTGGATGACCTCTCTGTTCCTGTGCTTGTATTTGCTGTATTGGCTCTGATACACGCTTTATGTAATAG GAAATGTCGTGTTTTTGTGTGCCTGATTGCTGTTATGGTGAGTGTTTATTCTGTGTTCTTTGCCTGGAGAGCCAACCTGGACATTGAGAATCCCCTGCTGCTTGGAGTT GTGGAGCGTTTCTGGCTACAGGCtgatgctggtgtgtgtgtactggctGGTGTGGGCCTGAACTGGACAGTGCGTTTGTTGGAGAGATGGCTGGGGCTGAGATCTGTGTGGAATGTGGGAGCCTGGCTCATCACTGCAGgacttctctcacacacaattcaCATTAACCAAAG AGAGTTTGAACAGAGTAAGAATGATGTTGTGGAGAGATTCGCCCGTGAGCTCATTTTCTCATTCCCAGAGAGCTCTTTGGTGCTGACCAGGGGTGATCTTCCCGGTAACACACTCCGCTACCTGCACTACTGCCAGGGCCTGCGGCCAGACCTCAGCCTCGTTGACCAAGAG ATGATGACCTATAGCTGGTATGTGCCTAAACTGCAACAGCACCTTTCTGGAGTAAAGTTCCCTGGGCGAGTTTGGGATCCAGTTATCACTGAACAGAAGAATAGCTTTAACATCGAACAGTTTATCCAACACAATATACA CcggcctgtgtttgtgtgtattggcCTATCAGAAGGAGACCCAAGTTGGAAGAAGTCTTTCTCCCTTTGGCCGTGGGGGGTCTGTGAGCAGCTGATGCCTCTTACAAGCCGTCTGCACCCTGTGGAATGGGCACGGCACATACAGAATCTGTATAACTGGAGTGAGCCTCATAACAG TCCACTTAACCACTGCACTGGGGTCCTGCTGGGAAGGCAGCCATCGTTTCTAGCTTCAAAGTCGTTATTAGTCTGCTGA